A genome region from Tolypothrix sp. PCC 7712 includes the following:
- a CDS encoding 2OG-Fe(II) oxygenase — protein MKNYQQQSNAFPSDYLNKLWGEIHACPYFSVNNLNRDFVGTKGFSVVFQKSYIAQVEQQFPYFKPYLDLALLPNCNAFYLNPLLLKEGSRVDPHIDRSLRSYCKTIEPPLVVSVLYVRVPPDMQGGELVLRSHKRQLGQIKPQMNTLVHFQGDLTHSVNAVQTPGNRLSLVCEQYSLNEVELAEIPEFTIESRVAKSTQKKRK, from the coding sequence GTGAAAAACTATCAACAACAATCAAACGCTTTCCCCAGTGATTATCTCAATAAATTATGGGGAGAAATCCATGCTTGTCCTTACTTTTCTGTTAATAACCTCAACCGCGATTTTGTTGGTACGAAGGGATTTTCTGTAGTGTTTCAAAAATCATACATAGCACAAGTAGAGCAACAATTTCCCTATTTCAAGCCTTATTTAGATTTAGCTCTTTTACCTAACTGTAATGCTTTTTACCTTAATCCTTTATTGCTCAAAGAAGGCTCTCGTGTCGATCCGCATATCGATCGTTCTTTGCGTTCATACTGTAAAACTATAGAACCGCCTTTAGTTGTTAGCGTTCTGTATGTGCGCGTACCTCCCGATATGCAGGGGGGAGAATTGGTACTGCGATCGCACAAACGCCAACTTGGGCAAATTAAGCCACAAATGAATACTTTAGTTCACTTTCAAGGCGATTTAACACATTCTGTCAATGCAGTCCAAACTCCTGGAAACCGTCTGAGTTTAGTTTGCGAACAGTATAGTTTGAATGAGGTAGAACTCGCAGAAATACCAGAATTTACTATTGAGTCGAGAGTGGCTAAATCTACACAGAAAAAGCGGAAGTAA
- a CDS encoding MFS transporter: MTKNQLILPALKSRNYRLFFAGQGISLIGTWMTQLATVWLVYSLTNSALMLGVVGFTSQIPSFFLAPFGGVFVDRFSRYRTLIGTQIMAMIQSLALAVLALTGVIQVWHIIALSLFQGFINALDAPARQAFVPELVEKREDLANAIAINSTMINGARLIGPAVGGLIIARIGAAYCFLIDGLSYIAVIAALLAMTVKPWKVTVSHGNALQKVKEGFVYAFSFPPIRAILLLSTLVSLMGLQNTILVPIFAEEILKGGAEALGFLMAASGVGALSGGIYLATRRTILGIGKLIAIAPAILGVGLIAFACSRYLPLSLFTMLFVGLGTILQIAASNTFLQTIVEEDKRGRLMSLYTMSFLGMIPVGNLLGGFLASRIGAPNTLILDGIACIIGSILFFKQLPALKKLVIPIYEEKGIVKPLGAAR; the protein is encoded by the coding sequence ATGACCAAAAACCAACTAATTCTACCTGCATTAAAATCCAGAAACTATCGCCTATTTTTTGCCGGACAAGGGATATCTTTAATTGGAACTTGGATGACACAACTAGCTACAGTTTGGCTAGTTTATAGCTTAACCAACTCCGCATTAATGTTAGGGGTTGTCGGCTTTACCAGTCAAATTCCTAGCTTTTTTCTGGCTCCCTTTGGGGGTGTTTTTGTAGACCGCTTTTCGCGCTATCGTACCTTAATTGGTACGCAAATCATGGCGATGATTCAGTCCCTAGCATTGGCGGTACTGGCGCTCACTGGTGTAATTCAGGTATGGCACATCATTGCTTTAAGCTTATTTCAAGGATTTATTAACGCCTTGGATGCGCCAGCTAGACAAGCTTTCGTACCAGAATTAGTGGAAAAAAGAGAAGATTTAGCCAATGCGATCGCTATTAATTCCACCATGATTAATGGGGCGCGATTAATTGGCCCAGCAGTTGGCGGTTTAATTATTGCGAGAATTGGTGCTGCTTACTGTTTTTTGATTGATGGTTTAAGCTATATTGCTGTGATTGCTGCTTTATTAGCAATGACAGTTAAACCTTGGAAAGTGACAGTAAGTCACGGAAATGCTCTGCAAAAAGTTAAAGAGGGATTTGTCTATGCTTTTAGCTTTCCACCAATCAGAGCTATTTTATTACTATCAACTTTAGTTAGCCTAATGGGACTACAAAATACTATTCTTGTACCCATATTTGCTGAAGAAATTCTTAAAGGTGGTGCAGAAGCACTAGGCTTTTTAATGGCAGCTTCGGGAGTAGGAGCTTTATCAGGTGGGATTTATTTAGCTACCCGACGTACAATATTAGGAATTGGCAAATTAATTGCCATAGCTCCGGCAATTTTAGGAGTAGGTTTAATAGCTTTTGCTTGCTCCCGATATTTACCACTTTCTCTATTCACAATGTTGTTTGTAGGCTTAGGAACAATTCTCCAGATTGCCGCAAGTAACACGTTTTTACAAACAATTGTGGAAGAGGACAAACGCGGTAGATTAATGAGCTTGTATACCATGTCATTTTTAGGCATGATACCTGTAGGTAATTTATTAGGAGGTTTCTTAGCAAGTCGCATCGGCGCTCCTAACACCTTAATTCTTGATGGTATAGCTTGTATTATCGGCTCTATATTGTTCTTTAAACAATTACCAGCTTTGAAAAAGCTTGTTATACCCATTTATGAAGAAAAAGGCATTGTCAAACCTTTAGGGGCTGCTAGGTAA
- a CDS encoding ATP-dependent helicase → MSDVNFIDTVTQELSDKSPLSTLRAEAIARIRNSLRPGQQQMADWNSGPLAVSAVPGAGKSTGMAAAAAIAVARQYELAAQSRPASRRQLVVVTFTRSAAANIKAKIRKYLRDDLSLPQTGFVVYTLHGLALNIASRHPELSGLQLENVTLITPNQSHRFIRTAVEQWIANHPSLYLRLLEGSQFDGEETERLRRQSVLRTEVLPDLATTVIHEAKSSGLSPEDLRQWSKHTTDPYAILNIAAGLYEQYQKLMRSREFIDYDDMILAALRVLENESARRIEQNQVFAVFEDEAQDSSPLQTKLLEILASNAEGDKGDEGDKGDKGDDGINPITNYQLPITQSPLPLIPRGGPEFPSPQSPIPNPQSPINLVRVGDPNQAINSTFTPADPIYFREFCIECDRMSRLATMDQAGRSTRIIIEAANFALEWINSFYGVKMQQSSHDSVISLPFRSQKIRAVDTGDPQADANPAPVGRGLELYTPRDIHHTVELLSQRVIELFADDPSKISAAVLVRENRQGRWLAEALEPICKEHKITLYDVGERDRRSQIPQEILALLQFCDRPHSPDYLKAALEVLVERQLIPTQDLNALASLPEDFLYPGPLAAPQSETVQKASHLCRSLLRARLELPIYQLISFLALALNYDQAELATADKLAERVNQQISGNSSMGAMLSALSEIVSSERFEAVETEDLEARYTRNGQLTIITMHKAKGLDWDYVFIPFLHENLIPGRFWVPPQSQFLGDFTLSEVARAQVRAALHNESQIPDVSQAWEVAKHLKTAEEYRLLYVAMTRAKRLLWMSAAQKAPFTWSKPENLQEQSPCPVFPALKRQFPDYVLSLATMVH, encoded by the coding sequence ATGTCAGACGTTAATTTTATTGATACTGTGACGCAAGAATTATCTGATAAATCTCCTCTTTCTACTCTACGGGCAGAAGCGATCGCACGCATCCGGAATAGCCTACGCCCTGGACAACAGCAAATGGCTGATTGGAACTCAGGCCCTTTGGCTGTGTCGGCTGTACCTGGTGCGGGGAAATCTACCGGGATGGCGGCGGCGGCGGCGATCGCAGTTGCGCGTCAATATGAACTTGCAGCCCAGTCGCGCCCTGCTTCTCGTCGTCAGTTGGTAGTGGTTACCTTTACCCGTTCTGCGGCGGCTAATATTAAAGCGAAAATCCGCAAATATTTACGCGATGATTTATCTTTGCCTCAGACAGGTTTTGTGGTTTATACCTTGCATGGTTTGGCATTAAATATCGCCAGCCGCCATCCTGAATTATCGGGGTTGCAGTTAGAAAACGTCACATTAATTACCCCAAATCAAAGCCACCGCTTCATCCGAACTGCTGTAGAACAGTGGATTGCGAATCATCCCAGCCTTTATTTACGCTTACTCGAAGGTAGCCAATTTGACGGCGAAGAAACAGAAAGATTACGTCGTCAATCAGTGCTGCGAACGGAAGTTTTACCAGACTTAGCAACAACAGTTATTCACGAAGCCAAAAGTTCTGGTTTATCCCCCGAAGACTTACGCCAGTGGAGTAAACACACCACAGACCCCTACGCCATTTTAAATATAGCCGCAGGTTTGTACGAGCAATATCAGAAGTTAATGCGATCGCGTGAATTCATTGACTACGACGACATGATTTTAGCCGCCCTGCGCGTCCTCGAAAACGAAAGTGCCCGCCGCATCGAGCAAAATCAAGTTTTTGCCGTCTTTGAAGACGAAGCCCAAGATTCCAGCCCATTACAGACGAAGTTGCTGGAAATTTTGGCGAGTAATGCGGAGGGGGATAAGGGAGATGAGGGAGATAAGGGAGATAAGGGAGATGATGGAATTAATCCCATTACCAATTACCAATTACCAATTACCCAGTCCCCATTACCCCTTATCCCCAGAGGGGGCCCCGAGTTCCCCAGTCCCCAGTCCCCAATCCCCAACCCCCAATCCCCAATCAACCTAGTCCGCGTAGGCGACCCCAACCAAGCAATTAACTCAACTTTTACCCCAGCCGATCCGATTTACTTTCGAGAATTTTGTATTGAGTGCGATCGCATGAGCCGATTGGCGACAATGGATCAAGCTGGGCGCAGTACGAGAATTATCATTGAAGCGGCTAACTTTGCGCTGGAATGGATTAATAGTTTTTACGGAGTGAAGATGCAACAATCGTCGCATGACTCCGTGATTTCTCTTCCCTTCCGTTCCCAGAAAATTCGGGCTGTGGATACTGGCGACCCGCAAGCAGATGCGAACCCAGCACCAGTAGGAAGGGGATTAGAACTATATACTCCACGTGATATTCATCACACTGTTGAATTGCTTTCCCAGCGAGTTATTGAATTATTTGCTGATGACCCTAGCAAAATTAGTGCTGCGGTGTTAGTGCGGGAAAACCGCCAAGGAAGATGGCTAGCTGAAGCCCTAGAACCAATATGTAAAGAGCATAAAATTACACTTTATGATGTGGGAGAACGCGATCGCCGTTCCCAAATTCCCCAAGAAATTTTAGCCTTACTCCAATTTTGCGATCGCCCCCATTCCCCAGATTACCTAAAAGCGGCTTTAGAAGTATTAGTGGAACGCCAACTAATACCCACCCAAGACTTGAACGCACTAGCAAGTTTACCAGAAGATTTTTTATATCCTGGCCCCTTAGCCGCACCGCAATCAGAAACAGTCCAAAAAGCTTCACACTTGTGTCGGAGTTTACTACGCGCCCGCTTAGAACTGCCAATATATCAGCTAATTTCCTTTTTAGCTTTGGCTTTGAATTACGACCAAGCCGAACTCGCAACGGCTGACAAACTCGCAGAACGAGTAAATCAGCAAATTTCTGGTAATAGTTCCATGGGCGCAATGCTGTCAGCCTTAAGTGAAATTGTCAGTTCCGAACGCTTTGAAGCCGTAGAAACAGAAGATTTGGAAGCACGTTACACCCGTAACGGTCAACTGACAATTATTACCATGCACAAAGCCAAAGGGCTAGATTGGGACTATGTTTTTATTCCCTTTCTCCACGAAAATTTAATTCCCGGTCGCTTTTGGGTTCCACCTCAAAGCCAATTTTTAGGCGACTTCACCTTATCAGAAGTCGCCCGCGCCCAAGTACGTGCTGCTTTGCATAATGAATCACAGATACCCGATGTCTCCCAAGCTTGGGAAGTAGCAAAACATCTGAAAACTGCGGAAGAGTATCGCTTACTCTATGTTGCCATGACCAGAGCCAAGCGCTTATTGTGGATGTCTGCAGCGCAGAAAGCCCCATTTACTTGGAGTAAACCAGAGAATTTGCAAGAACAATCACCTTGTCCTGTATTTCCTGCTTTAAAACGTCAATTTCCTGATTATGTGCTTTCTTTAGCAACGATGGTTCATTAG
- a CDS encoding GAF domain-containing protein, with the protein MSYRQDEADSNISQTKQLSLYDASNYEYLLRQKLRQEKLLSRISLKIRETLKLEEVLQTSVEEVRQLLATDRVVLYQFANDLSGSVVVESVNPDYMSILDMNINDTCFSKEHAVLYRDGRIRAINNIYLEGLAGCHVQLLAEIQVKANLVIPVIRQDFLWGLLIAHHCQNPRKWEEWEIELLKQLSVQLAIAIQQAHLYEQLQAQVQHYSVNGNPQENSAINALQKLQLLLQREDICWENLPAIVEESLDKAYQGIITWDKK; encoded by the coding sequence ATGTCATATCGTCAAGATGAAGCCGATAGCAATATCTCTCAGACCAAGCAATTAAGCTTATATGATGCTAGTAATTATGAATATTTACTACGACAAAAATTGCGTCAAGAAAAGTTACTCAGTAGAATATCGCTGAAGATTCGGGAAACATTAAAATTAGAAGAAGTACTGCAAACATCTGTAGAAGAAGTTAGGCAATTACTAGCAACAGATAGAGTAGTTTTATATCAGTTTGCCAATGATTTGAGTGGTTCAGTAGTAGTAGAATCTGTTAACCCAGATTATATGTCTATTTTAGACATGAACATTAATGATACCTGCTTTTCCAAAGAACATGCAGTCCTCTACCGCGATGGTCGAATTAGAGCAATTAACAATATTTATCTAGAAGGATTAGCTGGTTGTCATGTTCAATTACTAGCTGAAATACAAGTAAAAGCAAATTTAGTAATTCCGGTGATCCGTCAAGATTTTTTATGGGGTCTTTTAATTGCTCATCATTGCCAGAACCCTAGAAAATGGGAAGAGTGGGAGATTGAGCTACTTAAGCAGCTGAGTGTTCAATTAGCGATCGCAATTCAACAGGCACATCTTTATGAACAGCTGCAAGCTCAAGTACAACATTATAGTGTTAATGGTAATCCACAAGAAAATTCAGCTATAAATGCTCTCCAAAAACTCCAACTTCTGCTGCAACGAGAAGATATTTGTTGGGAAAACTTGCCAGCAATAGTAGAAGAAAGTTTAGATAAAGCTTATCAAGGAATCATTACTTGGGATAAAAAGTAG
- the petA gene encoding cytochrome f, which yields MRNASITARFTRSTRAIVKTLLIAIATVTFYFTSDLALPQSAAAYPFWAQQTYPETPREPTGRIVCANCHLAAKPTEVEVPQSVLPDTVFKAVVKIPYDTSVQQVGADGSKTGLNVGAVLMLPEGFKIAPEDRISEELKEEVGDTYFQTYSEDQENVVIVGPLPGEQYQEIIFPVLSPNPATDKNIHFGKYSVHVGGNRGRGQVYPTGEKSNNSVYNASAAGTITKIAKEEDGDGNVKYVLSIKTDAGEVVSDTIPLGPELIVSEGQTVKAGDALTNNPNVGGFGQKDAEIVLQDASRVKWLIAFIALVMLAQVMLVLKKKQVEKVQAAEMNF from the coding sequence ATGAGAAATGCTTCGATAACAGCGAGGTTCACTCGCAGTACTAGAGCAATCGTCAAAACATTGCTCATAGCGATCGCTACGGTGACATTCTACTTCACCAGCGATTTAGCTCTGCCACAATCGGCTGCTGCCTACCCTTTTTGGGCACAGCAAACCTATCCAGAAACCCCCCGCGAACCAACAGGGCGGATTGTTTGCGCCAACTGTCACTTAGCTGCAAAGCCGACAGAAGTGGAAGTTCCGCAATCAGTGCTACCTGACACCGTGTTTAAAGCCGTGGTGAAAATCCCCTACGATACTAGCGTGCAGCAAGTAGGTGCTGATGGCTCTAAAACCGGTTTGAATGTTGGCGCTGTATTGATGCTACCCGAAGGCTTCAAGATTGCTCCTGAAGACCGCATTTCTGAAGAACTCAAAGAAGAAGTCGGCGATACTTACTTCCAAACTTACAGCGAAGATCAAGAAAACGTCGTCATCGTTGGCCCTCTCCCTGGTGAACAGTATCAGGAAATAATCTTCCCAGTTCTGTCTCCCAACCCCGCAACTGATAAAAACATCCACTTTGGTAAATATTCAGTTCACGTAGGTGGTAACCGGGGACGCGGACAAGTTTACCCAACTGGTGAAAAGAGCAACAACTCTGTTTACAATGCTTCTGCTGCTGGTACAATCACCAAGATTGCCAAAGAAGAAGATGGAGACGGCAACGTCAAATATGTATTGAGCATCAAAACCGACGCTGGTGAAGTTGTCTCTGATACGATTCCTTTAGGCCCCGAACTCATTGTTTCTGAAGGGCAAACTGTAAAAGCTGGTGATGCTTTAACCAATAATCCCAACGTTGGTGGATTTGGTCAAAAAGATGCAGAAATCGTATTACAAGATGCTAGTCGCGTCAAGTGGTTGATTGCATTCATCGCGCTTGTGATGTTGGCTCAAGTTATGCTCGTGTTGAAGAAGAAGCAGGTTGAGAAAGTCCAAGCCGCAGAAATGAATTTCTAA
- the petC gene encoding cytochrome b6-f complex iron-sulfur subunit, translating into MAQFSESADVPDMGRRQFMNLLTFGTVTGVALGALYPVVNYFIPPAAGGAGGGATAKDELGNDVSVSKFLASHNVGDRSLVQGLKGDPTYLVVESKEAIGDYGINAICTHLGCVVPWNVAENKFKCPCHGSQYDATGKVVRGPAPLSLALAHTKVEDDKVVVTPWTETDFRTGEEPWWA; encoded by the coding sequence ATGGCTCAATTTTCTGAATCAGCAGACGTGCCCGATATGGGGCGTCGTCAATTCATGAATCTGCTCACTTTTGGAACCGTCACTGGAGTGGCTCTGGGTGCATTGTATCCCGTTGTCAATTATTTTATTCCACCTGCTGCAGGTGGCGCTGGTGGCGGTGCAACGGCAAAAGATGAGCTGGGCAACGATGTTAGCGTCAGCAAGTTTCTAGCAAGCCATAATGTAGGCGATCGCTCCCTCGTTCAGGGACTCAAGGGCGACCCAACTTATCTTGTAGTAGAAAGCAAAGAGGCGATTGGCGATTACGGCATTAATGCCATCTGCACCCACCTGGGTTGTGTTGTGCCCTGGAACGTGGCTGAGAACAAGTTTAAATGTCCTTGTCATGGTTCCCAATACGACGCAACTGGTAAGGTTGTTCGTGGCCCCGCGCCGCTTTCTTTGGCTTTGGCCCATACCAAAGTAGAAGACGACAAAGTTGTAGTTACTCCTTGGACTGAAACCGATTTCCGTACCGGCGAAGAACCTTGGTGGGCTTAA
- a CDS encoding HlyD family secretion protein encodes MGANTENGHKKGNISVIDKRLITDVESLEAVTREPFVSAEAPVVTPEAPPVPETEVHPQPEAQTEKKAEKKRKKPIGLILAGVGVGAIAAGGFGYHYWQYASTHESTDNATVVGNIHQVASRIPGTVSQVLVNDNQLVQPGQLLVILDPRDYQSKVLQAQAALENARGQAQAAQANIALTSQTSSGKTAQAQGDVNSALAAISTAQAAVKEAQAGIPAAQAEVQLAQAGIPAAQAQVAQANANLAKAQADYNRYNSLFKEGAIARQQLDTARAAYDVAVAQKNAAVQGVEQAQARLASARVGVAKAQSQLAQAQEGVTSAQAKLAASRGGLQQATATGQDTAVKQSQYEAAKAAIAQAEASLKDAQLQLSYTNITAPSAGRVGRKNVEVGNRVQVGTPLMAIVDNGYWVVANFKETQLNKMRPGEPVEIKLDAFPNHPFRGRVDSISPASGAQFALLPPDNATGNFTKIVQRIPVKVTLDQNSIQGYESRITPGMSAEVDVEVK; translated from the coding sequence ATGGGCGCTAATACTGAAAACGGACACAAAAAAGGCAATATCTCTGTTATAGACAAACGACTAATTACTGATGTAGAGAGTTTAGAGGCTGTTACAAGAGAGCCTTTCGTCAGTGCAGAAGCACCTGTTGTAACTCCCGAAGCTCCTCCAGTACCGGAAACTGAGGTTCATCCTCAGCCGGAAGCACAGACAGAGAAAAAGGCTGAGAAGAAGCGGAAAAAACCGATTGGTTTGATTTTAGCTGGCGTGGGTGTTGGTGCGATCGCGGCTGGTGGTTTTGGTTATCACTATTGGCAATATGCTTCTACCCACGAATCAACAGATAACGCTACAGTAGTGGGAAACATTCACCAAGTTGCTAGCCGGATTCCTGGGACTGTCAGTCAGGTACTAGTGAATGATAACCAACTGGTGCAACCTGGACAGTTATTAGTCATACTCGATCCCAGAGATTACCAAAGTAAAGTACTGCAAGCACAAGCAGCGTTAGAAAATGCTCGTGGACAGGCGCAAGCAGCCCAAGCAAACATCGCTTTAACTTCTCAAACTTCTAGCGGTAAAACTGCTCAAGCGCAAGGAGATGTTAACAGTGCGCTGGCGGCGATTTCCACAGCCCAAGCCGCAGTTAAAGAAGCCCAAGCCGGGATACCCGCAGCTCAAGCGGAAGTGCAATTAGCTCAAGCTGGGATACCCGCAGCCCAAGCGCAAGTAGCGCAGGCTAACGCGAATTTGGCAAAAGCCCAAGCAGACTACAACCGTTACAACAGCTTGTTTAAAGAAGGCGCAATTGCTCGCCAGCAGTTAGATACAGCCAGAGCCGCTTATGATGTGGCTGTAGCGCAGAAGAATGCTGCGGTTCAGGGAGTAGAACAAGCACAAGCTAGGTTAGCCTCTGCGAGAGTAGGTGTAGCCAAAGCGCAATCGCAACTTGCACAAGCACAAGAAGGTGTTACCAGCGCCCAAGCAAAACTCGCAGCATCAAGGGGTGGATTGCAACAAGCCACCGCCACCGGACAAGATACAGCTGTGAAACAAAGTCAATATGAAGCCGCAAAAGCTGCGATCGCCCAAGCGGAAGCATCGCTCAAAGACGCACAATTGCAGCTTTCTTACACCAACATTACCGCTCCTAGTGCCGGACGAGTAGGTAGAAAAAACGTGGAAGTTGGTAACCGGGTGCAAGTTGGTACACCATTAATGGCGATCGTTGATAACGGCTATTGGGTAGTAGCGAACTTTAAAGAAACCCAATTAAATAAAATGCGACCTGGAGAACCAGTTGAAATCAAGCTGGATGCTTTTCCCAACCACCCCTTTAGAGGACGTGTTGACAGCATATCACCAGCCTCCGGCGCTCAATTCGCTTTACTACCACCAGATAACGCCACTGGTAACTTCACCAAAATTGTCCAACGTATTCCAGTCAAAGTAACTTTAGACCAAAACAGTATCCAAGGATATGAGTCACGAATTACACCAGGGATGTCTGCGGAAGTTGATGTAGAGGTTAAGTAA
- a CDS encoding DUF3067 family protein: MTGQQLRQLLLEKWGRSYDVQLRRSQGKIFLQVMWKYVEQASFPLSEEEYQAHLDSIANYLNALGGTTQVQTFITQTRDRPRLGKAVSIPLDLGERSSEWIL, translated from the coding sequence ATGACAGGACAGCAATTACGTCAACTGTTGCTTGAAAAGTGGGGACGCTCTTACGATGTGCAGCTGCGGCGATCCCAGGGAAAAATTTTTTTGCAAGTCATGTGGAAGTATGTTGAGCAAGCTTCTTTTCCCTTAAGCGAAGAGGAATATCAAGCCCATCTTGATAGCATTGCCAATTATCTTAATGCTTTAGGTGGAACGACTCAAGTCCAAACATTTATCACTCAAACACGCGATCGCCCTCGTTTGGGCAAAGCTGTGAGTATTCCCCTCGATTTGGGCGAGCGTTCTTCGGAATGGATCTTATGA
- a CDS encoding MarR family winged helix-turn-helix transcriptional regulator, whose translation MVSTSKEFEVLESWQQVLAPNSIGYRIKLLSQLLTRKFTERLEPFGLTPFHWLVLCCLWEEDGLPTSSIGDRLKQVGGTLTGVLDRMEERGLVRRERDAHDRRIWRIWLTDAGKELETILPPLAAELRDQAMSGIAYQERELFSQLLNRAIANLS comes from the coding sequence ATGGTGTCTACATCTAAAGAGTTTGAAGTTTTGGAGTCCTGGCAGCAAGTTCTGGCCCCCAACAGTATTGGCTATAGAATCAAGTTGCTCTCACAACTGCTAACTCGCAAGTTTACAGAAAGGCTAGAGCCTTTCGGATTGACACCGTTTCATTGGTTAGTGTTGTGTTGTTTGTGGGAGGAAGATGGTTTACCAACTTCCAGCATTGGCGACAGGCTCAAACAGGTAGGCGGGACTTTAACTGGCGTTTTAGATCGGATGGAAGAACGCGGTTTAGTCCGTCGCGAACGGGATGCACATGATCGCCGCATCTGGAGAATTTGGCTAACCGATGCAGGTAAAGAGCTAGAAACAATATTACCGCCATTAGCTGCAGAATTACGCGATCAAGCCATGTCTGGTATTGCCTACCAAGAGCGCGAATTATTTTCCCAGTTGTTAAATCGGGCGATCGCGAATTTGTCTTGA
- a CDS encoding DHA2 family efflux MFS transporter permease subunit has protein sequence MAQTGAIQQQPTLPPDHIPLRTWIGVLASMLGAFMAVLDIQITNASLQEIQASLGATLEEGSWISTAYLVAEIVVIPLTGWLSRVFSLRRYLLVNTILFIFFSICCAWSWNLNSMIVFRALQGFSGGILIPSAMTVVLTTLPPSKQSVGLAAFAITAVFAPSIGPTLGGWLTENFSWQYNFYINVFPGVLMLAGVWYGIKQDKLQLDLLKQGDWWGILSMAIGLGSLQVVLEEGSRKDWFGSALIVRLTVIAVIFIALFLIIELTRKQPFINLRLVLRRNFGLASIVNVSLGVGLYGSIYVLPLYLAQIQKYNALQIGEVLIWAGIPQLFIIPFIPKLMQRIDVRLMVGVGVSLFAISAFMNAGMTYQTGLDQLRWSQLVRAMGQPLIMVPLSSIATAGLSPKEAGSASGLFNMMRNLGGSLGIAALATLLTNREQFHSNRLGDSISLYSPETQQRIDQMTQYFISRGADLSSAQNQAIASISNIVRREAFVMAFNDCFYFIGIALLLSGLAIIFIKKVKATGGAVAH, from the coding sequence ATGGCTCAGACAGGTGCTATCCAACAACAACCTACCTTACCGCCAGATCATATACCGCTAAGAACCTGGATTGGTGTATTAGCCAGTATGCTAGGTGCATTCATGGCAGTTTTAGATATTCAAATTACTAACGCATCATTACAAGAAATTCAAGCAAGTTTAGGTGCAACCTTAGAAGAAGGTTCCTGGATTTCTACTGCTTATTTGGTAGCAGAAATTGTAGTAATTCCCTTAACAGGATGGCTATCGCGGGTGTTTTCCCTGCGGCGTTATTTATTAGTAAATACCATACTATTCATTTTCTTTTCTATTTGCTGTGCTTGGTCATGGAATCTCAATTCTATGATTGTCTTCCGTGCTTTACAAGGCTTCAGTGGTGGGATATTAATTCCTTCTGCGATGACTGTTGTATTGACGACTTTACCACCATCTAAGCAATCAGTAGGATTAGCAGCCTTTGCGATTACTGCAGTTTTTGCGCCCTCAATTGGCCCGACATTAGGAGGTTGGTTAACAGAAAATTTTAGTTGGCAGTATAACTTTTATATAAATGTATTTCCTGGTGTGTTAATGCTTGCCGGAGTATGGTATGGCATTAAACAAGATAAACTGCAGTTGGATTTGCTGAAGCAAGGCGACTGGTGGGGAATTCTTTCTATGGCCATTGGCTTAGGTTCCCTACAAGTTGTATTAGAAGAAGGTAGCCGTAAAGATTGGTTCGGCTCGGCTTTAATCGTCCGCTTAACTGTGATAGCGGTAATTTTCATAGCGTTATTTTTGATCATAGAATTAACTCGCAAGCAACCATTTATTAATTTAAGATTGGTGCTGCGGCGGAATTTTGGTTTAGCCAGTATAGTTAATGTTTCTTTGGGTGTAGGGTTATATGGTTCAATTTATGTCTTGCCATTATATCTTGCCCAAATTCAAAAATATAACGCATTACAAATTGGTGAAGTATTAATTTGGGCAGGTATTCCGCAACTATTTATTATTCCCTTTATCCCTAAATTAATGCAACGCATTGATGTGCGGTTAATGGTGGGTGTAGGGGTTTCTTTGTTTGCTATAAGTGCATTTATGAACGCCGGAATGACTTATCAAACAGGTTTAGATCAATTAAGATGGTCGCAGCTTGTCCGTGCAATGGGACAACCATTAATTATGGTTCCATTGAGTAGTATCGCCACTGCAGGATTGAGTCCTAAAGAAGCAGGTTCGGCAAGTGGTTTATTTAATATGATGCGGAATCTGGGTGGTTCTCTAGGAATTGCAGCCTTAGCAACTTTATTAACAAATAGAGAGCAATTTCACTCTAATAGATTAGGTGATAGCATATCACTATATAGTCCCGAAACTCAACAACGAATCGACCAGATGACGCAATATTTTATTAGTCGAGGAGCCGATTTAAGTAGCGCCCAAAATCAGGCGATCGCATCGATATCTAATATTGTGCGTCGCGAAGCTTTTGTGATGGCATTTAATGATTGTTTTTACTTTATTGGCATCGCTTTACTATTAAGCGGATTGGCGATTATCTTCATTAAAAAAGTCAAGGCAACTGGTGGGGCTGTGGCACATTAA